The DNA segment ATTGATGCTGATGCTAAATCGGCTGCACGTGTGGTATACGACTTTTTTGGTGGCAAGGAAGCATATCCGCAGGTATCGGAAGAAATGATGATTGCTGTTGATAAAGCCGATGCAGCTTTATTTGATAAAGAAGAAGTTTTGAATCCTGAAGGATGGAATCTTATGAATTTTATCATGGATGCTCGTACCGGATTAGGTCGTTTTAGAAACTTTACTATTTCTAATTATGATCTTATGATGAAGCTGATTGATCATTGTCGTGAGTACAGTGTGGAAGAAATCCTTCAATTATCGGATGTTCAGGAGAGAGTGAAGCTTTATTTCGAACAACAGGATTTATTCAAAGAAATGATGAAACGATGCACTAAAATTGAGGACAATATTATCATTACTGATTTGAAGAAAGAAGAAACCATTTATGCCGGAAATCGATTCATTGTTTATGCAATGTACCCGGAATGTAATATTTCTATTCAAATCATGAAAGGCTTTCGGAATCAAAATACCGTTATGACAGTTGGAAAAAGTATTTTTAACCGAAGCAGTAAAATGAATATAGGCGAATTGTTGTTACGTTATGGTGGTGGAGGCCATGCAAATGCAGGAACTTGTCAAGTGGCCCATGAAGAAGCTGAGAAAGTCCTTCGTGAGATTATTGAAGAGATTCGTGAATAGTGCTGTAGGAATGAAAAAAGAAATGAGGAGGGTGTTTATGAAAGCATTATCTTTCATAGCGTTAACGGTTCTTTTGGTACTTGCGTCTTTTTTTCAGGTATACGCAGAAGCAGATACGGTTAAAATGGTTGTAGAAGGTGGAGAAGTAAAGGAGTTGCCCGTAGTATTTATTGATGGTGAAGCTCATTATTCTCTTGAAGCTTTAAGTCCTATACTAGGATGGAGTTTTGAAGAAAAAGATGGTGTTATTCATATTACATCACTTGATGCGACAGAGCCAATTTCTTTAGCCATTGAAAGTGGTAATCATAGCTTAAAAGCTTCGTCTCATATTGGTACCGTTGATCTCTCTTTTCCAAATGGAGCAACCTATAAAGGTGGTGTTCGAAACGGGAAATTTCATGGTAACGGTGAGTTGAAACTCCTTAGTGGTGCCATGTACAAGGGAGATTTTGTTGAGGGTGAATTGCATGGCTCCGGAACTTATACTGCTTCTAATGGAGATCGATTTAACGGCACTTTTCAGCATAATAAGATAGATGGGAACGGAACTTATACATATGCTAATGGTGATCGTGTAACGGGTAGATTCAGCGGCACTATGGCAATGGGAAGAGTTGATGTTCGTTATGGCAGTGGTGGTTCTGATGATAATATTTTATGGGGAAAA comes from the Tindallia californiensis genome and includes:
- a CDS encoding DHH family phosphoesterase; this translates as MSRINLENFREDLFSGKKFRLVTRSDFDGLVCAVLLKELNILGDIKFVHPKDVQDGLVELSKQDITTNLPYAEGVFLAFDHHFSETLRITSQPNNHIIDADAKSAARVVYDFFGGKEAYPQVSEEMMIAVDKADAALFDKEEVLNPEGWNLMNFIMDARTGLGRFRNFTISNYDLMMKLIDHCREYSVEEILQLSDVQERVKLYFEQQDLFKEMMKRCTKIEDNIIITDLKKEETIYAGNRFIVYAMYPECNISIQIMKGFRNQNTVMTVGKSIFNRSSKMNIGELLLRYGGGGHANAGTCQVAHEEAEKVLREIIEEIRE
- a CDS encoding MORN repeat-containing protein; the encoded protein is MKALSFIALTVLLVLASFFQVYAEADTVKMVVEGGEVKELPVVFIDGEAHYSLEALSPILGWSFEEKDGVIHITSLDATEPISLAIESGNHSLKASSHIGTVDLSFPNGATYKGGVRNGKFHGNGELKLLSGAMYKGDFVEGELHGSGTYTASNGDRFNGTFQHNKIDGNGTYTYANGDRVTGRFSGTMAMGRVDVRYGSGGSDDNILWGKPLLPLEVTAFNLEVLNGNGSVKLSYTNGASYDGEVKAGTFHGNGTLKAPDGGSYNGIWMHDKMEGKGVMKLANGDEYNGYFQNNKFHGDGRYTFANGDIYNGDFENGLKHGEGTYDYVNKNKFEGYWVQGQKHTVNFQSDRSSVPRGYGILTIDGSRTASGNNLRQYVMYRNGERVGRIQP